Within Gemmatimonadota bacterium, the genomic segment CCCCGAGGATGTGGAGGTCGCCGGCGAAGTTGCACTGGACCAGGACGCCTAGCGTGAAACTCGTGGCCGAATCGACCTGGACCACCCGGGACGAGGTCCCGATGCCGCCCTTGAAGCCGTTGCACCCCATCCCGGTCCCGCCCCCTACCGCCCCTTCGACCACCCGACCGGTCCGGGCGCTGTCGAGGGCCGCCCACGCGTGCTCAGGCTTGACGTGCTCGCCGTTGGCGTCGTTGAGGAAATCGAAGGTCTCCGCCACCAGCGGATAGGTGAACAGGAGCTCGCGGCCCCGGGCCAGTTGCCATTGAATCGCGGCGTCCCGGACGGTGCCGACACTGTGGGTCCCGGTGATCAGGATCGGGCCCTCGAGGAAGCCCGATTCCTTGACCCAATTGGTCCCGGTCATGTCGCCGTTGCCGTTCTGGTTGAAGGTCGCCGCCATCACGAAGTCCCAGTCGCCGCGGGGCCGAGGAAGGATCGCGGTCACCCCGGTGCGGACCGGCCCTTGGTGGGGGATCAACTTGCCCGAGCCCCGAATGATGGTGGCGTGTCCGACCGCGACGCCGGGTACGTCGGTGATCGCGTTGGCGGGACCAGGGCGCCCGGGGAAGGGAATGCCGAGGTCGCGACCACGAGGCCGGGACTGGGCGGCGAGGGGAGCGACAAGCACCGTGAGCAGGAGGAGGAATCTCATGGGGGTCCTTTCGGCGTTACAATTCGAGCTTCTTCTTCCAGTACCAGGCCAGGCCGTGGTAGCTGGCTCGAAACCCGGAGAACTCCCGGGCGGCCTGGACGGCCGCTGGGTCGGCCTTGCCGGCCAGCCAGTGGGTGACGTGTTCATCGAACCGGTCAGCCCGGACCTCGTCGGGTAGATCTTCCATGAGCAGACGGCGGGCTGCTTCAGTCCACTCATGGAGGCCTCGCCGGAGGTCGGCGAACTGGGTCGGGGGATCTTCGTGAAAGCCGTAGTGGGTGCTGAAGAGCCGACGAGGTGCCCAGGCCTCAATCCGGTCGATGCTCGCGAGCCAGTCATCGAGGTGAAAGTCGGGTGGCGGGGTGACCGGCATGGTGGCCGGCAGCTGCGGTAATCGGATCCCGCCACAGTCGCCGACATAGGCTGTGCGGTCGGCCACATCGTAGTACGCCACGTGATGCACGGCATGCCCCGGGGTATGGAGGACATCGAACCGCCGGTTCCCCACTCGAATGGTCTCGCCGCCCACCAGGGGGCGGACTTGAGCCGCCGGCACCGGTAAGAACGGGCCCCACAACCGGTCCATGTCGGCGCCAAAGACGCGGGTGGCGCTGGCCACCAATTTGGCCGGACTGATGAGGTGTTTGGCCCCGAGTTCGTGGACATAGACCACGAGGTTGGGGTTTTGGTCCACCAGGAGCCCGGTGGCGCCGGCGTGATCGAAGTGAATGTGCGTGAGCAGAATGGCGTGGAGATCTTGGATTCGGACGCCGAGGCGGCCGAGTTCCGCGGTCAGGGTCTCGAGGGTTGATCCGGGCCCGGTATCGAGAAGAACGGGGCCGGCGTCGGTGGCCAAGAGCTGGGAGGCGACGTACGTTTCTCGCCCAAGGTGGCGGACGTCGATCGTGGTGTCAGTGAGGGTCATCGAAGAAATCTAAGGAGTCGGCAATCATGGCGCAGCGGATTCTGATTACGGCGGCAGCCTCAGGCATTGGACTGGCGATTGCCCGGCGGTTCGTCGCCGATGGCCACCAGGTCCATATCTGCGATGTCAATCCGCAAGCGGTGGAAGCCGCCAGGGCTACGTTGCCGGGGGCCAGGGGCAGCGTGGCCGATGTCGGCCAGCCGAAGCAGGTCGAGGCGCTGTTCGCCGAAGCCCTCGGCTGGATGGGCGGCATCGACGTCCTGATCAACAACCACGGCATTGCCGGCCCAAGGGGGTTCATCGAGGACCTCGACTACGACGAGTGGGACCACTGCATTCGAGTCAATCTGGGCGGGATGTTCTACACCATCAAGAACGCCGTGCCCCACATGAAAAAGCAGCGGAGCGGTTGCATTATCAACCTGTCGACGAGTTCGGCGCGGACGATGCTCCCGAAGCGTGCCGCCTACGTGGCCGGCAAGGTCGGGGTGCTGGGCCTGACCAAGAACTGCGCTCGTGAACTGGGTCCCTGGAACATTCGCTGCAACACGGTGTTGCCGGGGTTCATGAACAACGCCCGGGGCCGGGGGGTGTTGGCCAAGGTGGCGGCCGACAAGGGCATTCCGGCGGCGCAATTGGAACAGGAAGCCCTCCAATACGTTTCGATGCGGACCTGGATTGAGATGGACGAAATCGCCGATCTCTGCGCGTTTCTGGCCAGCGATCAGGCCAAGCACATCTCCGGCCAGGAAATCGCCGTCGATGGGAACGCGGAGTGGGAAGAATGATGAGCCGGACCGCGCTGGTTACGGGCTGGCTCCTGACGGCAGCGGTGGCCGGGGCGGCGGCCCAAACGCCGATCGACTCGGCGCTCTTCGCCTATGTTCGCGGTCTCAGGGCCATCGACAATCATGCCCATCCGGTGTCGACCGCGCCGGGCGACCGGGATTTCGATGCTTTGCCGATCGACGGCTTTCCGCCGTTTGCGTTTCCACTCCGCTTGTCGGCGGACAATCCGGAGTTGGTCGAGGCCTGGCGGGACCTCTACGGGTACCGCTATACCGACCGATCGGAGTCCCATCTGACCGAGCTCAAGGCCCTGAAGAGCAAGGCCAAGGCGGAGCAGGGCGACAACTACCCGGCTTGGGTGCTCGACCGGCTCGGGATCGGGGTCCAATTGGCTAACCGCATGGCGCTCGACCGGGGCGTGACGTCGCGCCGATTCCGGTGGGTGTCGTTTGTCGACCCGTTGCTGTTCCCGCTCGATACCAAGGCCCTTCAGACCACGCCGGACCGAGCCGACCTGTTTCCGAAAACCGAGAAGAACCTTCGGCGCTACCTCGGGGATCTCGGCGTCAAGTCGTTGCCGGCCACGTTCGGGGCGTATCTCAGCCGAGTGGTGACCCCGACGCTTGAACGGATGGCGGCGGGCGGCGCGGTGGCAGTGAAGTTCGAGGCGGCCTATCTCCGGAAACTCGATTTTGGCGCAGCGTCCGCCACGGACGCGGGGGCAGTGTATGACCGCTACCGGACCGGCGGGGCTCCCTCGCCGGCGCGGTACCGGCCGCTGCAGGACTACCTGTTCCGGTACATCGGCCGCGAGGCCGGGCGGCTCGGGATGGCGGTGCATATCCACTCCGCGGACGGCGCGGGTGGATACTTCGAGGCCGCCGGCAGCGATCCGCTGTTGCTCGAGCCGGCGCTCAACGACTCCTCTCTTCGGCGGACGAACTTCGTGATCGTCCACGGCGGCTGGCCGAATACCCGGAACACGATGTCGCTGTTTGCCAGACCTAACGTGTATGCGGATTTCTCGTTTCTGAGCAACATGCTGACCGCGCATACCTTGGCGGGCGTGCTCCGCGAATGGCTGAGTGCCTATCCCGACCGGATCCTGTTTGGGTCCGATGCGTATCCGAACGACGAGGTGGTCGGGTGGGAGGAGTGGGGCTGGCTCGGGAGTGTGGCCGGACGGAAGGGCCTCGCCATGGCCCTTTCCGGCATGATGGCCGACGGGGAGATTTCCCGCGACCGCGCCTACGACATCGCCCGCCTGGTCATGCGGGACAACGCGGCGCGGCTCTATCGAATCACCCTCGAATAGCCCCGGGTCGAATCTGCCTAACGGCGAGCCGGGTCGTCGGGAGGCGGGGTCCGAGAATGGCCCGGGGTGGGAGCCGGGCCCCGACGGGGTTAGATTATCCCCGTGGCTTTGATGTGGATGGACCGACGCCGGCTTTTCCGGGGCTGGTCGCCGCAGGACTCCCACCGAGATCGCCGATGTCCCAATTCAAATCCGAACAGCGCCGAATCCGGCACCATGGTCGAGATTTCCATTTCGTGGCCTATGAGGGCCGGCTCGCCAACGATCGCCGGGGCGAAACCGAGCTTCCCGCCATGTGGTTTTTGATGAACGAGGGCAAACGGACGGCGGTGTTGCCGCACGAGCTCGGGCAGCTCCCGGAGTCGATCGACGCCCAACTGGTCGGATGGCTCGATGACAACGTGTTCACGGCGGGGGCCACGCAGGTGGTGGGGCCGTCGCTCCCGACGGCGGAGAAGCCTCATTCCTGGCGCCGGAGCCGGGTCAGAGGCGGCTCCGAGGAGTAGTCCCCCGCCGGTCATTGCCCAGCGACCCCGCCTCAATGGCGGGGTTTTTCCACCCCACCCCCAGGCCCGTTAATCTCCAGACTGCCCACCCCGTTGCCAACTCGCGAAGGGGCACACGCTCGGGGCTCGCGCCAATCCGTTCGGGAGGGAACATGAAGGCAAGAACGTGGGTAATTGGTGCAGTGCTCCTTGGCACCCAACCGGGAGGCCTCTCGGGGCAGGAGTCGAAGGTGGCCCTGTTCGGGTCGATGCTCAAGGGGGAAGTGCTCGGGACCACCGGGGTGCAGGCGGTGCGCTGGCTACCGGGGTCTCTGGGTTACCTCGATGAGGCGTCCGGCCAGGGCGGTTTCGTTGCGATAACCCCCCGGACTGGGGCCCGGGCACCGGTGTTCACGGCCGCGGTCGTGGCCAAGCTCCGGGCGGAGTTTCCGGGCCCCGACTTGCCGTTCACCCGGTTTGACCTCGAACGAAACGGTACGGCGATCCGCTTCGAATCCGGCGGCCGGCCGTACCTGTTTGCCACCGACTCCCTGCGGCTTCACCGCCTGGCCGTGCCCGCGAAAGTCGGTCCGCTCGATTTGGCCACCGCCGAGCCCGGCAAGTATTCGCCGACCTGGCGACACTACGCCTTCATCCGCGACTACGACAATCTCTTTCTGCTCGACACCGAGACCGGGGCCGAGGAACAGATCGCCCGAGGGACCTCGGAGGACAACCTGATCGGGTTCCTGGGGGCGGGGCCGTGGTTCGTGTGGTCGCCCGACGGACGGCGGATCGCCTACCTCAAGGCCGACCAACGGGGCTTCCACCAGTATCCGATCCTCCGCGACCTCGATCGGAAGGCCACGGTCGAACGGTTTCGGTATCCGTTTACGGTGGACCCCGACCCCCCGCTGGAGCTTCACGTCTACGACGTCGGAACGAAACGAGATGTCGTCGTAGCCCAGGGGAATCCGGCCATGCCGTTCCTTCGCGATCTCGAGTGGGTGCCGGACGGATCCGAGTTGACCTACCAGGTGGTCAGCCGGTTCGAGAACCGGCTCGAGCTCACCGGTTTCGATCCTCGGACCGGGGTGACCCGCACCTGGCTGGTCGACACCAGCGCGACCTATCTCGATCCGCCCAATAATTTTCGAGTCCTCGCCGACGGACGATTTCTCTGGAGCTCTGAAGGTTCCGGATGGCGTCACCTCGCGCTCTACGACCGGCAGGGCCGGAAGCTCCGGCAGTTGACCTCGGGCGAATGGGTCGTAAACGAGGTCGTGGGCATCGATGAAAAAGCCGGGATCGTCTTTTTCACGGGCGTTACCAACCTCGGACTCGAGCAGCACCTGTTCCGGGTTCGACTTGATGGGACCGGCCTCACCCAAGTGACCCGGGACTCGGGCTGGCACGAGGTGTCGCTCAGTCCCGATCAGACCGCGTTCGTCGACCGGCACTCCTCGCTCCGCACCCCTCCTTCGGTCACGATGCGGGCCATTGACGGCACGGCGCTCCGCTCGATGGCGACATCGGATCCGGCCCGGCTCACGGCACTCGGACTCACGCCCCCGGAACTCCTGACCCTCCGCGGGGCCGACGGCGTGACCCCGATCCAGGGGATGCTCTTTCGCCCGGCCGACTTCGATCCGGCCAAGCGCTACCCGGTCATCGTGTCGGTTTACGGCGGCCCCCATACCAAGGCCATTCGCGATCGGTTCGAGACCACCGATTTCCGGGCGGCACTCGCGCAGCTTGGCTTTCTGGTCTTCGAGGTCGACGCCCGGGGCACCCTCGGCCGGGGCAAGGCGTTCCAGTCGGGCAACTACCTTCGGATGGGACAGGTCGATGTCGATGACCAAGCGGCCGCCGTCCGCCAGTTGGGGCGGCGCCCGTACGTCGACTCGACGCGGATTGGCGTGACCGGGATTTCGCACGGCGGGTATTTGACCCTGATGATGGTGCTTCGGTATCCCGACGTGTTCCAGGTGGGCGTGACCGGGGCGCCGATTACCGATCTTCGGAACGGACCCCGACAGTATATCGGCCGGATCATGCGGACGCCGGACGCCAACGCCGACGGCTACGAGAAGGGTGATGTGTTGGGCCTGGCTGCAACCCTCCGGAGCCGGCTCCTGATCTTCTATGGCACCAACGATCACAATGCCGTGGTCGCCAATACCATGCAACTGGCGCGAAAACTGATTGACGCCGGGCGGCCGTTTGACATGGCGGTCTATCCGAACGGCGACCACGTGCTCGGCGGTGCGGACGGGATCCACGGGCTCAAGACGACGGTCAGTTATTTCCTGGAACACTTGCGGCCGGAAGGCTGGGAGGCGAGTCGTGCGGCACTGTGGCAATAGCATCTGGGGTGGGATTCTTGTCGCGGCGAGTCTCGGCCTTGGCGCCGAACCAGCCGCGACGCAAACGATCAATCGATTTGGGGTCCCGATTCCGATGCGGGACGGCGTTCGATTGGTGGCCAATGTGTGGGTCCCGGATGGTCGCGGCCGGTTTCCGACCGTCCTGCTCCGAACGCCTTACGACAAGACGTCTCAGTTCACCCGGTATCGGCTGACCAACTACGTCAAGGCGGGTTACGCCGTTGTCGTCCAGGATACCAGGGGGCGCGGCGACTCCGAGGGCCAGTTCGATTTCTATTTCCCGGAGGGGCGAGACGGATTCGATACCATTGAGTGGATCGCGGCCCAGGCTTGGTCCAACGGCCGAGTCGGCACCGACGGCGGGTCGTACCTGGGCACCGTTCAGTGGCTGGCCGCTCGGGAACGGCCGCCGCATTTGTCCTGCATGATTCCCTCGGTGTCCTCGGGGCGCCTCTTCGATGAAATCCCCTATCAGGGCGGCGCCTTCCGATTGGATTGGGCCCTTTCGTGGCTCAATATGACGTCGGGCCGGGTTGAACAGGGCGCCCTGAACGGCCTGATCCAATGGGACTCTCTCCTCGTCCAGCGGCCGCTGGTACGTCTCGACACGTTGATGGGCCGACCGATGCGGCTCTATCAACAATTCCTGGCCCACGGAACCCTCGATGCGTATTGGAAGCGAATCCATTTCACCGATCAAGACTTTGCGAGAATCACGATTCCAACCCTCACCTTCACCGGCTGGTTCGACGGCGATCAGAGCGGCGCGCTGTCGTATTGGGATGGGATGTCTCGACGTCCCGGCGGGGCGGGGGACAACTTCCTCGTCATCGGCCCCTGGACCCATGTCGGGAGTTACTTGGGCGGCGGACTTAGCGTGGGCGCGTTCCGGTTTGACTCCGCCGCGATCATCAAGACTCAAGAGCTCCGGATCAAGTTCTTCGATTGGTGCCTCAAGCAGACGCGCCCGCGGTTCGATGAGCCCCGAGTTCGGGTCTATGTCATGGGTAGCAACCAGTGGGTCGAGAGCGACCGCTACCCGCTGGAGCGGACCGAAACGCGGTCGTACTATTTCCGGAGCGGCGGGCGGGCCAACAGTCTCGAGGGCGACGGGGCCCTGTCGATCGAGGCGCCGAGCGATGACCCGCCCGACCGGTTCGAGTACGATCCGAGACGCCCGGTGCCGAGTAGCGAGCCGGCCACCGATCAACGGGAGATCGAGCGGCGTTCCGATGTCTTGGTGTATACCACTCCGGCCCTTGACCATCCCGTGCACGTGCTCGGGCGCGTGTTCGTCGAACTTACGATTGCGTCCGACGCGCTCGATACGGACTTCACGGCCAAACTGGTGGACGTGGCTCCCGACGGGCAGGCGGTGCTCTTGGGCCCAGTAGCCACCGGGGTGATCCGGACCCGGTACCGGAACGGCCCCGAGCGGCAGGATCTGTTGGTACCCGGCAAAGCCACGCCGGTGCGGATCGAGTTGGCCGATGTCGGGCACAGTTTCCTTGCCGGACATCGGATTCGGGTCGAGATCTCGAGTAGCGCCTTCCCCTACATCGATGCCAATCCCAATACCGGCCGACCGATCGCGACGGACACGACTTGGCGGGTTGCTACGCAATCCGTCTACCACGACCGGGCTCGGCCGTCACGGCTCTTGCTCCCGGTAGTCTCTTTGACGAGGTAGGCATGAAAGGCCGCGATCCAGGACGGGCCGCCTTGGCGGCTTGGTTGCTCGGTTCGATCCTCGCGCTGGTGCCGGGCGCGCTCGACGCCCAGGCCCCGATCCGGCGGCGCGATGCCGTCGGAGTTCCGATGCGCGACGGAACCAAGCTGATCGCCGATCTGTGGTTGCCGGCTGCCCCCGGCCGGTACCCGGTCATTACCATCAGGACGCCGTACTCCCGCCGGGCCGACTGGCTGGATGCCAAGGGGCTCGGCGAGTATTTCGCCGGTCGGGGGTATGCGGTGCTGGTCCAAGATGTCCGGGGTACCAGCGACTCGGAGGGTACCTTCGGGTTCCTGTTCCAGGAAATCAACGACGGCTACGACACCATTGAATGGAGCGCCGCGCAACCGTGGGCCAATGGCAAGGTGGCGAGCATGGGGCTCTCGTACTCGGGCGCAGCGCAATGGGTAACCGCCCGGACCAAGCCGCCCCATTTGGTGTGTATGGCGCCGACCGCCGCGGGCGGACTCTACTTCAACGAGCTCCCCTATGTCGGCGGGGCGTTCAGTGTCGACTGGGTCTTGAGTTGGCTCAACCGGTTCGGCAAGGAGCGAATCGATCCGGCCTCGATTGATTGGGCCAAGCTCGCCAAGCACCGGCCCTTGCGAACCCTCGATTCCGTGATGGGCCGGAGCTTGCCGATTTATCGGGATTTCCTGGACCATTCCACGCTCGACGCCTACTGGCAGAGACTCCAGTATTTCGACCTCGATTTTGCGGCTGCGACCGTGCCGACGCTCACGATTACCGGATGGTTCGACGCGAACCAGCCCGGGGCGCTGTTCTACTGGCGGGGGATGCGAACCAAGTCGGGCGTCAAAGACCAGCAGTACCTCCTGGTCGGGCCGTGGAACCATGAGCAGACCTGGACCGGCGGCGCCGAGAAGATCGGAGCGTTGGAGTGGGGCCCGGCGGGCGTGGTGGACTACCGGCCAATTCAGTTGGCATGGTTTGAGTATTGCCTGAAGGGCGCCACCCCAACCTTCGACTATCCGAGGGCCAGGGTTTTCATCACCGGCTCCAATCAGTGGGCGGATTTTTCTGAATACCCGCCGACCCGGCCCCGGCCGCGCGCGATGTACCTCCGGAGCGGCGGCAACGCCAACTCCGGCCGAGGTGATGGACGGCTCGACTGGCGGCCGCCTGGGCTCGAACCACCGGATCGCTATAGCTACGACCCTCGGAACCCGACCCCCGGATCCACTCAGCAGGCCGGGTTTGACCAGAGGGCCACCCATGGCCGGAACGATGTGTTGGTGTATACGTCGGAGGTGTTGGACCGGCCTTTAAACGTCCTGGGCCGGGTGAAACTCGAGCTCTACATGGCGACGGACGCCCTGGATACCGATTTCACCGCCAAACTGATCGACGTGTTTCCGGATGGTCGCTCCATCAT encodes:
- a CDS encoding S58 family peptidase encodes the protein MRFLLLLTVLVAPLAAQSRPRGRDLGIPFPGRPGPANAITDVPGVAVGHATIIRGSGKLIPHQGPVRTGVTAILPRPRGDWDFVMAATFNQNGNGDMTGTNWVKESGFLEGPILITGTHSVGTVRDAAIQWQLARGRELLFTYPLVAETFDFLNDANGEHVKPEHAWAALDSARTGRVVEGAVGGGTGMGCNGFKGGIGTSSRVVQVDSATSFTLGVLVQCNFAGDLHILGAPVGREITDLRICTVLDGPLSRPWTRGIRRCDGGGGGDGRGAGDEPADGPLGRGSIIVVVATDAPLLPHQLERVARRVGMGLGRLGSWAANGSGDLFLAFSTANREDARAAGYAGGIAPIATIKMLENDRIDGFFQSTIDATEEAVVNAMLASETMTGADGIRLYGLPGDRVVAALKKYGRMP
- a CDS encoding MBL fold metallo-hydrolase; its protein translation is MTLTDTTIDVRHLGRETYVASQLLATDAGPVLLDTGPGSTLETLTAELGRLGVRIQDLHAILLTHIHFDHAGATGLLVDQNPNLVVYVHELGAKHLISPAKLVASATRVFGADMDRLWGPFLPVPAAQVRPLVGGETIRVGNRRFDVLHTPGHAVHHVAYYDVADRTAYVGDCGGIRLPQLPATMPVTPPPDFHLDDWLASIDRIEAWAPRRLFSTHYGFHEDPPTQFADLRRGLHEWTEAARRLLMEDLPDEVRADRFDEHVTHWLAGKADPAAVQAAREFSGFRASYHGLAWYWKKKLEL
- a CDS encoding SDR family oxidoreductase gives rise to the protein MMAQRILITAAASGIGLAIARRFVADGHQVHICDVNPQAVEAARATLPGARGSVADVGQPKQVEALFAEALGWMGGIDVLINNHGIAGPRGFIEDLDYDEWDHCIRVNLGGMFYTIKNAVPHMKKQRSGCIINLSTSSARTMLPKRAAYVAGKVGVLGLTKNCARELGPWNIRCNTVLPGFMNNARGRGVLAKVAADKGIPAAQLEQEALQYVSMRTWIEMDEIADLCAFLASDQAKHISGQEIAVDGNAEWEE
- a CDS encoding amidohydrolase, which codes for MMSRTALVTGWLLTAAVAGAAAQTPIDSALFAYVRGLRAIDNHAHPVSTAPGDRDFDALPIDGFPPFAFPLRLSADNPELVEAWRDLYGYRYTDRSESHLTELKALKSKAKAEQGDNYPAWVLDRLGIGVQLANRMALDRGVTSRRFRWVSFVDPLLFPLDTKALQTTPDRADLFPKTEKNLRRYLGDLGVKSLPATFGAYLSRVVTPTLERMAAGGAVAVKFEAAYLRKLDFGAASATDAGAVYDRYRTGGAPSPARYRPLQDYLFRYIGREAGRLGMAVHIHSADGAGGYFEAAGSDPLLLEPALNDSSLRRTNFVIVHGGWPNTRNTMSLFARPNVYADFSFLSNMLTAHTLAGVLREWLSAYPDRILFGSDAYPNDEVVGWEEWGWLGSVAGRKGLAMALSGMMADGEISRDRAYDIARLVMRDNAARLYRITLE
- a CDS encoding S9 family peptidase, translated to MLLGTQPGGLSGQESKVALFGSMLKGEVLGTTGVQAVRWLPGSLGYLDEASGQGGFVAITPRTGARAPVFTAAVVAKLRAEFPGPDLPFTRFDLERNGTAIRFESGGRPYLFATDSLRLHRLAVPAKVGPLDLATAEPGKYSPTWRHYAFIRDYDNLFLLDTETGAEEQIARGTSEDNLIGFLGAGPWFVWSPDGRRIAYLKADQRGFHQYPILRDLDRKATVERFRYPFTVDPDPPLELHVYDVGTKRDVVVAQGNPAMPFLRDLEWVPDGSELTYQVVSRFENRLELTGFDPRTGVTRTWLVDTSATYLDPPNNFRVLADGRFLWSSEGSGWRHLALYDRQGRKLRQLTSGEWVVNEVVGIDEKAGIVFFTGVTNLGLEQHLFRVRLDGTGLTQVTRDSGWHEVSLSPDQTAFVDRHSSLRTPPSVTMRAIDGTALRSMATSDPARLTALGLTPPELLTLRGADGVTPIQGMLFRPADFDPAKRYPVIVSVYGGPHTKAIRDRFETTDFRAALAQLGFLVFEVDARGTLGRGKAFQSGNYLRMGQVDVDDQAAAVRQLGRRPYVDSTRIGVTGISHGGYLTLMMVLRYPDVFQVGVTGAPITDLRNGPRQYIGRIMRTPDANADGYEKGDVLGLAATLRSRLLIFYGTNDHNAVVANTMQLARKLIDAGRPFDMAVYPNGDHVLGGADGIHGLKTTVSYFLEHLRPEGWEASRAALWQ
- a CDS encoding CocE/NonD family hydrolase; protein product: MRHCGNSIWGGILVAASLGLGAEPAATQTINRFGVPIPMRDGVRLVANVWVPDGRGRFPTVLLRTPYDKTSQFTRYRLTNYVKAGYAVVVQDTRGRGDSEGQFDFYFPEGRDGFDTIEWIAAQAWSNGRVGTDGGSYLGTVQWLAARERPPHLSCMIPSVSSGRLFDEIPYQGGAFRLDWALSWLNMTSGRVEQGALNGLIQWDSLLVQRPLVRLDTLMGRPMRLYQQFLAHGTLDAYWKRIHFTDQDFARITIPTLTFTGWFDGDQSGALSYWDGMSRRPGGAGDNFLVIGPWTHVGSYLGGGLSVGAFRFDSAAIIKTQELRIKFFDWCLKQTRPRFDEPRVRVYVMGSNQWVESDRYPLERTETRSYYFRSGGRANSLEGDGALSIEAPSDDPPDRFEYDPRRPVPSSEPATDQREIERRSDVLVYTTPALDHPVHVLGRVFVELTIASDALDTDFTAKLVDVAPDGQAVLLGPVATGVIRTRYRNGPERQDLLVPGKATPVRIELADVGHSFLAGHRIRVEISSSAFPYIDANPNTGRPIATDTTWRVATQSVYHDRARPSRLLLPVVSLTR
- a CDS encoding CocE/NonD family hydrolase; translated protein: MKGRDPGRAALAAWLLGSILALVPGALDAQAPIRRRDAVGVPMRDGTKLIADLWLPAAPGRYPVITIRTPYSRRADWLDAKGLGEYFAGRGYAVLVQDVRGTSDSEGTFGFLFQEINDGYDTIEWSAAQPWANGKVASMGLSYSGAAQWVTARTKPPHLVCMAPTAAGGLYFNELPYVGGAFSVDWVLSWLNRFGKERIDPASIDWAKLAKHRPLRTLDSVMGRSLPIYRDFLDHSTLDAYWQRLQYFDLDFAAATVPTLTITGWFDANQPGALFYWRGMRTKSGVKDQQYLLVGPWNHEQTWTGGAEKIGALEWGPAGVVDYRPIQLAWFEYCLKGATPTFDYPRARVFITGSNQWADFSEYPPTRPRPRAMYLRSGGNANSGRGDGRLDWRPPGLEPPDRYSYDPRNPTPGSTQQAGFDQRATHGRNDVLVYTSEVLDRPLNVLGRVKLELYMATDALDTDFTAKLIDVFPDGRSIMIGPRTAIFRARYRYGFDREVPLIPGKPTKLELDLYDIGHTFLPGHRVQLEVASAAVPEFNPNQNTGNPVATDTGFRVARQLVLHEGQRASRLLLPVVGPDILRSRRP